From Bradyrhizobium symbiodeficiens, the proteins below share one genomic window:
- a CDS encoding ABC transporter permease, whose translation MLRLLSFALFLVIWWIAALFVGGAKLPSPPAVLEVMIAEASSGALFLHLGATLARVILAFVLAMSLGSAIGYLMGRVRLADKLGDPWLILLLNLPALVVIVLAYIWAGLTEAAAIAAIAINKLPTAVVTLREGTRALDRSLDEMASVFAMPRWRAFRHVVLPQLAPYIAASARSGLSLVWKIVLVAELLGRPNGVGFEIGVAFQLFDTPRLLAYSLTFAAVVFVIETLLVQPFEARATRWRPRAA comes from the coding sequence GTGCTGCGTCTTCTGTCGTTCGCCCTGTTTCTCGTGATCTGGTGGATTGCCGCGCTGTTCGTCGGCGGCGCGAAGCTGCCCTCACCGCCGGCCGTGCTCGAGGTCATGATCGCGGAGGCCTCATCGGGCGCGCTGTTCCTGCATCTTGGCGCCACGCTGGCGCGCGTGATCCTCGCCTTCGTGCTGGCGATGTCGCTCGGCAGCGCCATCGGCTATCTGATGGGACGGGTCAGGCTCGCGGACAAGCTCGGCGATCCCTGGCTGATCCTGCTGCTCAATCTGCCGGCGCTGGTCGTGATCGTGCTGGCCTATATCTGGGCTGGTCTCACCGAGGCCGCCGCGATCGCCGCGATCGCCATCAACAAGCTGCCGACCGCGGTCGTCACCTTGCGCGAGGGTACCCGCGCGCTCGACCGCTCGCTGGACGAGATGGCGAGCGTGTTCGCGATGCCGCGCTGGCGCGCGTTCCGCCATGTCGTGCTGCCGCAGCTTGCGCCCTATATCGCGGCCTCCGCCCGCTCCGGACTGTCGCTGGTGTGGAAGATCGTCCTGGTCGCCGAGCTGCTGGGACGGCCGAACGGCGTCGGCTTCGAGATCGGCGTCGCCTTCCAGCTGTTCGACACGCCGCGGCTGCTGGCCTATTCGCTGACATTCGCCGCGGTCGTGTTCGTGATCGAAACCTTGCTGGTGCAGCCGTTCGAAGCCCGGGCAACACGGTGGCGGCCCCGTGCGGCTTGA
- a CDS encoding ABC transporter substrate-binding protein, translated as MRALGVIRAQGRTLALATMLMLTLVAPGRAADTIRLAVQKTGTFSWELAAIRANGLDKEAGLSLDVTELASTEAGKIALRAGSADIILSDWLWVSRERALGAKLTFYPYSSALGAVMVPASSPIKTLADLKGRKLAIAGGAIDKSWLLLQASMKQDGIDLKSEATIVYGAPPLIAAKALDGEMDASLNFWNFCAQLEAKGFRRLAGIEDILPKLGAKGAVSAVGYVFDESWAASHKDAVARFIAMTRKAKELLVTSDAAWDKIAPLTGTSDATLLKTYRDRYRDGIPRRSIDDEEKDARVLYRVLAETGGRDLVGPAAELDPGTFYHAVPGD; from the coding sequence ATGAGAGCACTTGGCGTGATAAGGGCACAAGGTCGGACATTGGCGCTCGCGACGATGCTGATGCTGACACTGGTCGCACCCGGCCGCGCCGCGGATACGATCCGCCTTGCGGTGCAGAAGACCGGAACATTCTCCTGGGAGCTGGCCGCGATCCGCGCCAACGGTCTCGACAAGGAGGCGGGCCTCTCGCTGGATGTCACCGAGCTCGCGAGCACCGAGGCCGGCAAGATCGCGCTGCGCGCCGGCAGCGCCGACATCATCCTGTCGGACTGGCTGTGGGTATCGCGCGAGCGGGCGCTCGGCGCCAAGCTCACCTTCTATCCCTATTCCAGCGCGCTCGGCGCGGTGATGGTACCCGCATCCTCGCCGATCAAGACGCTCGCCGACCTCAAGGGGCGCAAGCTCGCGATCGCCGGTGGCGCAATCGACAAGAGCTGGCTGCTGCTCCAGGCGAGCATGAAGCAGGACGGCATCGACCTGAAGTCGGAGGCGACCATCGTCTATGGCGCCCCGCCCCTGATCGCCGCCAAAGCGCTCGACGGCGAGATGGATGCAAGCCTCAATTTCTGGAATTTCTGTGCCCAGCTCGAGGCCAAGGGTTTTCGCCGCCTCGCCGGCATCGAGGACATTCTGCCGAAGCTCGGCGCCAAAGGCGCGGTCTCCGCGGTCGGCTACGTCTTCGACGAGAGCTGGGCGGCGAGCCACAAGGACGCGGTGGCGCGCTTCATCGCGATGACCCGCAAGGCCAAAGAGCTACTGGTGACCTCCGATGCAGCCTGGGACAAGATCGCGCCGTTGACCGGCACGAGCGATGCCACCCTGCTCAAGACCTATCGCGACCGCTATCGAGACGGCATTCCACGCCGGAGCATCGACGACGAGGAGAAAGATGCGCGCGTGCTCTACCGCGTGCTGGCCGAGACCGGCGGCCGTGACCTCGTCGGCCCCGCGGCCGAGCTCGATCCCGGCACTTTCTATCACGCAGTCCCCGGAGATTGA